A region of Moorena producens PAL-8-15-08-1 DNA encodes the following proteins:
- a CDS encoding phycobilisome rod-core linker polypeptide, with amino-acid sequence MHLRQSCVGLSKIVDDSRTNCQLSPSEMDDLIRAAYSQIFNEQQIIKSNRQTFLESQLRFGQITVREFIRGLATSETFWQRNYQTNNNYRFVQMCVQRILGRDVYSEREKLAWSIVLATNGLQNFIDALLDSDEYLENFGDDTVPYQRRRIIPQRTQGDLPFARMPRYGEDYRTQLQQLGYFKYQPIGFKTYYPPASVRFVAGVLTKVGAVVLLGGTIAIALAAWGIISL; translated from the coding sequence ATGCATCTTCGACAATCCTGTGTAGGTTTGTCGAAGATTGTGGATGATTCAAGGACTAATTGTCAACTCTCTCCATCAGAAATGGATGACTTGATTAGGGCAGCCTATAGTCAGATTTTTAATGAACAACAGATTATCAAAAGCAACCGCCAAACCTTTTTAGAATCACAGCTGAGATTTGGTCAAATCACGGTGCGCGAATTCATTCGTGGTCTAGCAACATCTGAAACTTTTTGGCAGCGCAATTATCAGACCAACAACAACTACCGTTTTGTCCAGATGTGTGTACAACGCATCTTGGGGCGTGATGTCTACAGCGAGCGGGAAAAGTTAGCTTGGTCAATAGTGCTGGCTACTAATGGGTTACAAAACTTTATTGATGCTCTGCTCGATAGCGACGAGTACCTGGAAAACTTTGGTGATGACACCGTGCCTTATCAGCGGCGGCGAATCATACCCCAGCGTACTCAAGGCGATCTACCCTTTGCCCGGATGCCTCGTTATGGGGAAGACTATCGCACCCAACTGCAACAGCTGGGTTACTTCAAATACCAACCAATTGGTTTCAAAACCTATTATCCTCCTGCCTCAGTGCGCTTTGTAGCAGGAGTACTCACTAAGGTAGGAGCTGTAGTCTTACTTGGGGGAACAATTGCGATCGCCTTAGCCGCCTGGGGTATTATCAGCCTGTAG
- a CDS encoding 15,16-dihydrobiliverdin:ferredoxin oxidoreductase produces MYQPFLDYLEKELFKRFDLSSQPIPPGLERQVSDRAKHRAIIQSWCYQCPELRKIRYTYMDVGPVSQVFNSVMYPSHCYDLPLLGIDFLAFGKKKILVVLDFQPLFRDEAYQEKYIEPMRVIRDRYQDLAQNLEMKFYDANQYFSKYLLFAKIDSLETVKTEVFEAYKDYLALYWQMVEQAEPLTEPEDIQRIVKAQKDYDQYSADRDPAHGLFSSYFGSEWAERFLYEFLFEDAMPLAVSPSQK; encoded by the coding sequence ATGTATCAGCCTTTCCTGGACTATCTGGAAAAAGAGCTATTTAAGCGGTTTGATTTAAGCAGTCAACCAATTCCCCCAGGCTTAGAACGCCAGGTAAGCGATCGCGCTAAACATCGGGCAATTATTCAAAGCTGGTGTTACCAATGCCCAGAATTGCGGAAAATTCGCTATACCTACATGGATGTTGGACCAGTCTCCCAAGTGTTTAACAGTGTGATGTATCCTAGTCACTGTTACGATCTTCCTTTGCTAGGGATTGACTTCTTAGCCTTTGGCAAAAAGAAGATCCTGGTGGTTCTAGACTTTCAGCCATTGTTTAGGGATGAAGCGTATCAGGAAAAATACATTGAACCGATGCGAGTAATTCGCGATCGCTATCAGGACTTGGCACAAAACTTAGAAATGAAGTTTTACGATGCCAACCAATACTTCTCTAAGTATCTACTATTTGCCAAAATCGATTCCCTAGAGACAGTGAAAACAGAAGTCTTTGAGGCTTACAAAGACTACTTGGCATTATATTGGCAAATGGTGGAGCAAGCTGAGCCTCTAACTGAGCCAGAAGATATTCAACGCATTGTTAAGGCACAGAAAGACTACGACCAGTATAGTGCCGACAGAGACCCAGCTCATGGTCTGTTCAGCAGCTACTTTGGTTCCGAGTGGGCAGAGCGGTTCTTATATGAGTTCTTATTTGAAGATGCCATGCCTTTAGCCGTTAGTCCAAGCCAAAAATGA
- a CDS encoding HEAT repeat domain-containing protein has translation MDIRQIEISLKSPNAQDRLRALTALREYGSDVAVPLLTSKLKDPEFLVRSFVAMGLGNKRSDESYAALLNLMQFDTDPNVRAEASNSLSKYGEVSISHLVTTFQQDDHWLVRRSILAALVEMSCPEELYSICICGLAGEDPTVREAGIDALGLLAGTIKETEALQQIMALKDAQWWRIRMHVARALKRFDSPDAKAALGELMKDQEHRVVAAALDSSL, from the coding sequence ATGGACATCCGCCAAATCGAAATCTCTCTCAAAAGTCCAAATGCCCAGGATCGCCTCAGGGCACTTACTGCTTTGAGAGAGTATGGTTCAGATGTAGCTGTTCCCCTACTAACAAGTAAACTCAAGGACCCAGAGTTTTTAGTGCGCTCCTTTGTAGCAATGGGACTGGGGAATAAACGGAGTGACGAGTCCTATGCTGCGTTGTTAAATTTGATGCAATTTGATACAGATCCCAATGTAAGGGCAGAAGCTTCCAATTCCTTGTCTAAGTATGGAGAGGTGTCAATATCTCATCTGGTCACGACCTTTCAACAGGATGATCACTGGCTGGTGCGCCGTAGCATTCTTGCTGCTTTGGTGGAAATGTCTTGTCCAGAAGAACTCTATAGTATTTGTATTTGCGGCTTAGCAGGGGAAGACCCAACTGTCCGAGAAGCAGGAATTGATGCCTTAGGTTTACTGGCTGGTACTATTAAGGAAACTGAGGCATTGCAGCAAATTATGGCTCTGAAAGATGCACAATGGTGGCGTATTCGGATGCATGTTGCCCGTGCCCTAAAACGATTTGATTCCCCCGATGCTAAAGCGGCATTGGGAGAACTGATGAAGGATCAAGAGCATCGGGTGGTAGCTGCTGCTTTAGATAGTTCCCTCTAG
- a CDS encoding IS607 family transposase yields MHYRPHEFAKIAGVTVRTLQRWDISGKLVADRSLGNHRIYTQKHINQLKGLSRDHAKRLVVVYCRVSSPALKPELENQVKAMDTFCCASGIQIDEVIKEVGGGLNFKRKKFLNLIFRMLSGQISTIVVAHKDRLCRFAFELIVELANYCDCNIVVTNNESLSPQQEMVEDLMAIIHCFSCRLYGLRRSVQPIQENIDKNIDNPENCAKVEMEVQV; encoded by the coding sequence ATGCATTATCGTCCTCATGAATTCGCCAAAATCGCCGGTGTCACCGTTAGAACTCTCCAGCGTTGGGATATTTCGGGAAAATTGGTAGCCGATCGCAGCCTTGGCAATCATCGTATTTACACCCAGAAGCATATCAATCAACTTAAAGGTCTATCCCGTGATCATGCCAAGCGGCTGGTAGTTGTTTATTGTCGCGTATCATCCCCCGCTCTCAAACCCGAACTTGAAAACCAGGTCAAAGCTATGGATACCTTCTGCTGTGCTTCTGGAATTCAAATTGATGAAGTGATTAAAGAAGTCGGTGGTGGTCTTAATTTCAAACGTAAGAAGTTTCTAAACCTGATATTCCGTATGCTATCCGGACAGATTTCTACAATCGTCGTAGCTCACAAAGACCGTCTATGTAGGTTTGCCTTCGAGCTGATCGTTGAGTTAGCTAACTATTGTGATTGTAATATCGTTGTGACTAACAATGAGTCACTTAGTCCCCAACAAGAAATGGTGGAAGACCTGATGGCAATTATTCACTGTTTCTCTTGTCGGCTCTACGGTCTACGTCGATCTGTCCAACCAATTCAAGAAAATATTGACAAAAACATCGACAATCCGGAAAATTGCGCTAAAGTAGAAATGGAAGTACAAGTTTAA
- a CDS encoding phycoerythrobilin:ferredoxin oxidoreductase: MTLYQPFLDYAIAYLKERLDLQPYPIPPGFERKFATVGKGKKQQDVLTTSYAFAAPKIRQIRAAHVQGGAALQVLNFVIFPHLNYDLPFFGADLVTLPGGHLIALDMQPLFRDDPAYQARYTEPILPIFKAHQQHLPWGGDFPEEATPFFSPAFLWTRPKETEVVENRVFAAFKDYLTAYLDFVDQAELITDSQHLKAIKEAQLRYLGYRAEKDPARGMFQRFYGSEWTEEYIHGFLFDLERKLAKAEA; encoded by the coding sequence ATGACTCTCTATCAGCCGTTTCTAGACTACGCGATCGCATATCTAAAAGAGCGCCTTGACCTACAGCCTTATCCCATTCCCCCTGGGTTTGAACGAAAATTCGCAACAGTGGGGAAAGGGAAAAAGCAGCAAGATGTCCTCACCACTAGTTATGCCTTTGCTGCACCCAAAATCAGACAAATTCGAGCTGCTCATGTCCAGGGGGGAGCAGCATTACAGGTACTCAATTTTGTGATCTTTCCCCACCTCAACTATGACCTGCCCTTCTTCGGGGCTGACTTAGTCACCTTACCTGGTGGGCATCTGATTGCCTTAGATATGCAGCCCTTGTTCCGGGATGATCCAGCCTATCAAGCTCGTTACACCGAACCTATCCTACCGATTTTCAAAGCCCATCAACAGCATTTGCCTTGGGGAGGAGACTTTCCTGAGGAAGCAACACCGTTCTTTTCCCCAGCTTTCCTGTGGACACGCCCTAAGGAAACCGAAGTAGTGGAAAATCGGGTGTTTGCTGCCTTCAAGGACTATCTGACAGCTTACTTGGATTTTGTGGATCAGGCAGAACTAATTACTGATTCCCAGCATCTCAAAGCCATCAAGGAAGCTCAACTGCGTTATCTGGGTTATCGTGCTGAAAAAGATCCAGCTCGTGGTATGTTTCAGAGATTTTATGGCAGTGAATGGACCGAGGAGTACATCCACGGTTTCTTGTTTGATCTAGAGCGGAAGCTGGCAAAGGCTGAAGCTTAG
- a CDS encoding RNA-guided endonuclease InsQ/TnpB family protein, producing the protein MYALKRELKVNHKQSGFLAGCAGFSRFVYNYGLSIMMSSWDFDGVKASDAKRLTAIKKIFTNVTKKNPDFAWCNQYSSRIYQNSLRDLKKAFSRWRDPKLCSGIPKFKKKRHQCSFTVDDGHGKRLVKAGKLLRIPTLGTFRIKEAIPFNCGSQTFTISREAGKWFVSFKIEACPLPSMKHTHKKVGVDLGVKCFATLSDHTKIETPSSIKKAKIKLSKLQWRNRKKVLGNGPRKQKPSKNAHKYYQKLRQQHQHIVNSREDFLQKETTRLAQTYQEIKIEDLNVSGMLANHKLAEAISLLGFYRFRELLTYKQEFHGFKLTLVDRWFPSSKTCHKCGHKQDMPLQKRIYVCGGCGLIVDRDINAAINIEGWEPGFT; encoded by the coding sequence ATGTATGCACTCAAACGAGAACTTAAAGTCAATCACAAACAATCTGGCTTCTTAGCTGGTTGCGCTGGCTTCTCTCGGTTCGTATATAACTACGGTCTCAGTATCATGATGTCTTCTTGGGATTTTGACGGTGTTAAAGCTTCGGATGCTAAGCGATTGACTGCTATCAAAAAGATTTTTACCAACGTCACCAAAAAGAATCCTGATTTTGCCTGGTGTAATCAATACTCTTCTCGCATCTATCAAAACTCTTTGAGAGATTTGAAAAAAGCTTTCAGTCGTTGGCGCGATCCGAAGCTTTGTTCAGGGATACCTAAATTTAAAAAGAAACGTCATCAATGTAGTTTTACCGTTGATGATGGACATGGTAAGCGCTTAGTAAAAGCTGGAAAATTGCTCAGGATTCCTACATTAGGAACCTTCCGAATTAAAGAAGCTATTCCGTTTAATTGTGGGTCTCAAACTTTCACAATTTCTCGTGAAGCTGGGAAGTGGTTTGTGTCGTTTAAAATCGAGGCTTGCCCCTTACCATCAATGAAACACACCCATAAAAAAGTTGGTGTTGATTTAGGTGTGAAGTGCTTTGCTACCTTATCTGACCACACCAAGATTGAGACTCCTAGTTCGATTAAGAAAGCGAAAATCAAGCTATCGAAACTACAATGGAGAAATCGGAAAAAGGTGCTAGGCAATGGTCCCAGAAAACAAAAACCTAGTAAGAACGCCCACAAATACTACCAGAAACTTCGTCAGCAACATCAGCATATTGTCAACAGTCGAGAAGACTTTTTACAAAAAGAGACAACTCGATTAGCTCAGACATATCAAGAAATCAAAATCGAAGACTTGAATGTATCAGGGATGCTTGCGAACCACAAATTAGCCGAGGCGATTTCTTTGTTAGGTTTCTATCGATTTAGAGAATTACTAACCTACAAACAAGAATTTCATGGCTTTAAGTTGACGTTGGTCGATCGATGGTTCCCTTCATCTAAAACCTGCCACAAGTGCGGTCATAAGCAAGATATGCCCCTTCAAAAGCGAATTTATGTTTGTGGTGGTTGTGGACTTATTGTTGACCGGGATATCAACGCAGCAATCAATATAGAGGGCTGGGAACCAGGTTTTACATAA
- a CDS encoding phycocyanin subunit beta, whose translation MFDAFTKLVSQADAQGQYISDDQLNALTAMVADSNKRMDAVNRITSNSSTIVANAARSLFAEQPQLINPGGNAYTSRRMAACLRDMEIILRYVTYAIFAGDASVLEDRCLNGLRETYLALGTPGASVAVGVGKMKEAAIAIANDSNGITPGDCSSLMAEISSYFDKAASAVA comes from the coding sequence ATGTTTGATGCGTTTACTAAGCTTGTTTCTCAGGCTGATGCCCAGGGTCAATACATTAGTGATGACCAACTAAATGCTCTTACCGCTATGGTGGCTGACAGCAACAAGCGGATGGATGCAGTCAACCGTATTACCAGCAACTCTTCCACCATTGTGGCTAACGCAGCTCGCTCTCTGTTTGCTGAGCAACCCCAGTTAATCAATCCTGGTGGAAATGCCTACACCAGCCGTCGGATGGCTGCTTGCTTACGCGATATGGAAATCATCCTGCGCTATGTGACTTACGCCATTTTTGCTGGTGATGCTAGTGTGCTGGAAGACCGCTGCCTCAATGGCCTGCGGGAAACCTACCTAGCTCTGGGAACTCCTGGTGCTTCCGTAGCAGTGGGTGTAGGAAAGATGAAGGAAGCTGCGATTGCGATCGCTAACGACTCCAATGGCATCACCCCTGGTGATTGCAGCTCTCTGATGGCTGAAATTTCCAGCTACTTCGACAAGGCAGCTTCTGCTGTTGCCTAA
- a CDS encoding nucleotidyltransferase family protein — translation MMTLTPLTTIASVSITNREFQTKPELQLLLYCVRTSIDEATAKSIKRLLLEQDIDWTYLLKTARRQKVLPLLYHSLKNTCPDLVPQNILKQLRNYFQHLVVHNTFLTEKLLKLLTLLETHGISAIPFKGATLAVSVYGNVGLRQFGDLDILVDKHDIPRVKELLLSQGYELQKDLGWEYHFVDQKSRVCIDLHEGIVPDLFCLPLDFDYLRSHLQPLSLAGKTVSTISPEQMLLILCVQLGKDCCHWSVRLAQLCDVAELLRTHPQLDWRRVLAEAQKLGCERMLLLDLCLVRDLLGVTLPQIVLNKLQAQPLCQSLAIQVRSQLFRDLEVGPKLAEAKGFWAFFLSYNHRFYFTMRERLHDRVMYCLHWLKNSLFVILMPNEADWDLLSLPRVLAFLYYPIHIIRLLIKHGIQPILRTHHEPHSL, via the coding sequence ATGATGACTCTAACCCCATTAACTACTATAGCATCAGTATCGATAACTAATCGAGAATTCCAGACTAAACCAGAACTCCAGTTACTCCTCTACTGTGTCCGAACCAGCATCGACGAAGCGACTGCTAAGTCTATCAAACGTTTACTGCTTGAGCAAGACATCGACTGGACTTATCTGCTCAAAACAGCTCGCCGTCAGAAAGTCTTACCACTCCTGTACCATAGTCTCAAAAATACCTGCCCAGACCTGGTTCCCCAGAACATCCTCAAACAACTCCGAAATTATTTCCAGCACTTAGTCGTACACAACACATTTCTAACTGAGAAACTACTCAAGCTCCTGACTCTTCTAGAGACACACGGCATTTCTGCTATCCCCTTCAAAGGGGCTACCCTTGCTGTTTCAGTTTACGGCAATGTGGGGCTGCGGCAGTTTGGTGACTTAGACATCCTGGTTGATAAGCACGACATCCCCAGAGTGAAAGAATTACTCCTGTCTCAAGGGTATGAATTGCAAAAAGACCTAGGCTGGGAGTATCACTTTGTAGATCAAAAAAGTCGAGTCTGTATTGACCTTCACGAGGGGATTGTACCCGATTTATTCTGTTTGCCATTAGATTTTGACTATTTGCGATCGCATCTTCAGCCTCTATCTCTTGCTGGTAAGACAGTCTCTACTATCTCGCCAGAACAGATGCTGTTAATTCTCTGTGTGCAATTGGGCAAAGACTGTTGTCACTGGAGTGTACGTCTGGCTCAGTTATGCGATGTTGCTGAACTACTCCGTACTCATCCCCAGTTAGATTGGCGCAGAGTACTGGCAGAGGCTCAAAAGCTTGGTTGTGAACGCATGCTCTTGCTTGACCTTTGCCTAGTCAGGGATTTGCTGGGAGTCACGTTGCCACAGATAGTCTTAAATAAATTGCAAGCCCAACCCCTATGCCAATCCCTCGCTATCCAAGTACGATCACAGCTTTTCCGTGACCTTGAAGTCGGCCCTAAGCTTGCAGAAGCAAAAGGGTTTTGGGCTTTTTTCTTGTCCTACAATCATCGCTTCTACTTCACCATGAGAGAGCGTCTGCATGACAGAGTGATGTACTGTCTCCATTGGCTAAAAAACAGTTTGTTTGTTATCTTGATGCCGAACGAAGCGGATTGGGACTTACTCTCCCTGCCTAGAGTGCTGGCTTTCCTGTATTATCCAATCCATATAATACGGTTGTTAATTAAGCATGGCATACAACCAATTTTAAGAACTCATCACGAGCCCCACTCCTTGTGA